GCCCAGTTGAGCCATGAGGCCGCTCAGGAAGCTTTGCGCAATGCTCAAAGCGGTCAGGATGCGGTGCGTCAGACGATTGAGGGCATGATGCTGATCCGCGAGAACGTCCAGGAGACGGCCAAGAAGATTAAGCGCCTGGGCGAGCGCTCGAACGAGATCGGTGAAATTGTACGTATCATTGAGGATATCGCTGATCAGACAAACCTGCTGGCTCTCAACGCTGCTATTCAGTCGGCAATGGCCGGCGAGCATGGCCGCGGCTTCGCCGTGGTGGCCGATGAGATCCGCCTCCTGGCCGAGCGCTCCACGGAGTCGACAAAGCGGATCGCCACCCTGGTCAAGAGTATCCAGGGCGATACCTATGAGGCAGTGGTGGCAATGGAGGATAGTACGCAGGAGGTGGTCAAGGGGTCTCAGCTGGCTGATGAGGCCGGGCGTGCTCTGAACTCGATCTATAGCGCTGTGGAGCGCCAGGCCCAGATGATCGAAAGCATTGCTCGCGCTGCCAATGAACAGACCAGCGTTTCGGAGGCGGTGGCCGTGGCCATGAGCCAGATCTCCGAGATCACTCGCCAGACCAACGCTGGTACTCAGGAGGCCGCCGCCAGCGTGAGTTACCTGGCAGAGTTGGCCGACCAGCTCCGCGCTTCGGTCTCGACTTTCCGCCTGCCCGATCACGTGCTGGAGTCGATCAATAGCAGTATGACTAGTGGCCCAGGAGCAATGCCTGGCCTGCCCGCCGGTAGCGATCAGTTCTATCCCTCCTCGGGCGGCGATGGGTGGATGCAACCACAGCAGCAGAGCTACGGCGGCAATTTCCCGCCGCTCCCTGAGCCAGAAAGTGCCGGCCTGGTAGCGATGTCTTCGCCCGTGGCTCAAAGCCAGCATCAGGCTCAGTTCGGCTTCCCTGCCTCTCAGCAGGAGTTCGGCGCTTCCCCGGCTTTCTCCGAGATGGGCTCGTTCGGCTCTACCGCTCAGCAGGATTTCGGGGCCGCTTTCGGCTCTACCCCTGCTCCTTCCTTTAACCAGGAGTTCGGCGCTTCGGCTTTCTCTAACTCGCAGCCTTTCGAGGCTCAGCAGGCCTTCGGCTCCTTCGATCCCTTTGCTAACCAGGGCTTCTCTGGCCAGCAGGGACAGTCGGCTTTCTCGCAGCAGCCTTTCGGTAATCCCCCCGTCTCAGGGGCGGGGTTTGGCGGCTCAGGCCAGGGGGCTGTCCCCTACTCGGGTGGCGGGCAGTTTGGTTCCATGCCTCAGCAGGCCTTTGGGACACCGCCTCAGTCAGCTCAGGGACAGGGAGCGCAACAGCGCCAGCCCTGGACTCCGCCAGGAGCTGCTCCTCAGCAGTCGCCGCACCAGCAGCCGGGTCAGTCGCCGTTCCCAAAACCAGAACAGACGCCTTTCCCGCGAGGCAGTAACGGGCAGTTCGGCCAGTAGCCGTTGCACGAATAAGCGAAGACAGATAGGGAGGGGCGCCCAGGGCTTCGACCAGGGGGCGAGGTCGGGCCAGCGCCCCCCGTCGCGTTTCTATGTTTCGCGTCTCGGCATCCCGCGAAACCGAGTTCGATCGACTAGAATAAGTGGGTGCGTGCAGCATGTCAAATACATTTGATAAACTGTCAGTGCTCGATTCGTTTATCGAAGAGGTGAAGAGCTATCTGCCAGAGATCGAGGCGAATCTTGACCGCCTGGCTCAGTCCCCCGGCGACATGGATGCTCTCGAAGAGACCTATCGCCGCACGCATACAATTGGCGGCTCCGCCTCGATGATGGATTTCCCCGGCCTGGCCCATGTGGCTCATGGCATGGAGGATATTCTGGGGGATGTGCTCGATGGCCTGACTACTCTCGATGAGCCTACGCTGGCCCTGCTGCGTCGCTCCCTGCGACGCCTGCATGTGCTGATCGATGGAATCCGCGATAATTCCGTCAACCAGGATGCCATTATCGCTGAGGACGATGCCGACTACAGTCGCTATCGCGCCCTCCAGGAGGCAGCCGGCAAGGTTGTCCCAGGTTCAACAGAGCTGGCCTCTGCTCCCTCTCAGTCAGCAGGTGAGCTATCAGGCCCTCAGTCTCAACAGCCGATCGCCCCAGAGCACTACACTCACGAGTACCAGGACTATCAGGCGGATCAGCCAGGCTACCAGGGTCAGCCTCAGCAGACCTATCAGGATTATCATGACTCTTCGCGCTACCACGCTCCCACTCCGCCTTCCCAGCACTACGGTTTCCAGGAGGATGGTCTGGGCTTAGGTGAACCCTATGCCTATCAGCAGCGGTCGGCACCTTCTTCTTCT
The genomic region above belongs to Thermogemmatispora onikobensis and contains:
- a CDS encoding methyl-accepting chemotaxis protein, producing MNPDRNRGGMTVSGLMNLGLAVSAIIPAFLLILVGIYARLSMPTADTSVLIVVVIICAIVALLAVVITNYLVNSRIKDRFLALADVCHDFAGGDRRVRAQVDGDDEFARLVASVNTVLDQQGAQANSAAGLGSGSDAAALQAQIEKLLQEVSAVGDGDLRVQAEVTPDTLGVLADSFNYMIEELAKVVGRVQSTAMQVTNATRRILDRAAELAQASEMQVQQISQTTEAVEALAIFIQNVARNAQLSHEAAQEALRNAQSGQDAVRQTIEGMMLIRENVQETAKKIKRLGERSNEIGEIVRIIEDIADQTNLLALNAAIQSAMAGEHGRGFAVVADEIRLLAERSTESTKRIATLVKSIQGDTYEAVVAMEDSTQEVVKGSQLADEAGRALNSIYSAVERQAQMIESIARAANEQTSVSEAVAVAMSQISEITRQTNAGTQEAAASVSYLAELADQLRASVSTFRLPDHVLESINSSMTSGPGAMPGLPAGSDQFYPSSGGDGWMQPQQQSYGGNFPPLPEPESAGLVAMSSPVAQSQHQAQFGFPASQQEFGASPAFSEMGSFGSTAQQDFGAAFGSTPAPSFNQEFGASAFSNSQPFEAQQAFGSFDPFANQGFSGQQGQSAFSQQPFGNPPVSGAGFGGSGQGAVPYSGGGQFGSMPQQAFGTPPQSAQGQGAQQRQPWTPPGAAPQQSPHQQPGQSPFPKPEQTPFPRGSNGQFGQ